Proteins encoded in a region of the Gallalistipes aquisgranensis genome:
- the cydB gene encoding cytochrome d ubiquinol oxidase subunit II — protein sequence MDTYVLLQHYWWFLISLLGGLLVFLLFVQGGQGMLYTVGKSGMERDMIVNALGRKWETTFTTLVTFGGAFFASFPLFYSTSFGGAFYVWMLILLVFVIQAVAYEFRRKADNFLGEKTYEWFLMINGVLGALLLGVAVGTLFTGANFTVNRLNLANVGGDTTISQWTTPWRGLDALADYRNWALGLAVLFLSRVLGAQYFLNTIDDKSIRTRSRRQLWFNGVPFVLCFLLFLVSILLSDGWAVDPATGTISVEPYKYWHNLLAMPLLFAALTAGVLAVLTGIVRDLRKESSTQGIWWSGSGTVVTVVCLFLLAGYNDTAYYPSLSDMQSSLTIYNSSSSEFTLTAMSIVSVLIPFVVAYIWYAWRAMNRRKITREEIASADEHLY from the coding sequence ATGGATACCTATGTGCTTTTACAACATTACTGGTGGTTTCTGATCTCCCTGCTGGGCGGCCTGCTGGTCTTCCTGCTCTTTGTGCAGGGAGGGCAGGGCATGCTCTACACGGTGGGAAAGAGCGGTATGGAACGGGATATGATCGTCAATGCGCTGGGACGCAAGTGGGAGACCACCTTCACCACGCTGGTCACCTTTGGGGGCGCCTTTTTCGCCTCGTTCCCGCTCTTTTACAGCACCAGTTTCGGCGGTGCGTTCTACGTGTGGATGCTGATCCTGCTCGTCTTCGTCATCCAGGCCGTGGCCTACGAGTTCCGCCGCAAGGCCGACAATTTCCTCGGGGAAAAGACTTACGAATGGTTTCTGATGATAAACGGCGTGTTGGGTGCCCTGCTTTTGGGCGTGGCTGTGGGCACGCTCTTTACGGGGGCCAATTTCACGGTGAACCGGCTCAATCTGGCAAACGTGGGTGGCGATACCACTATTTCGCAGTGGACGACCCCGTGGAGGGGGCTGGACGCACTGGCCGACTACCGCAACTGGGCGTTGGGGCTGGCCGTGCTCTTCCTGTCGAGGGTCCTGGGGGCGCAGTATTTTCTCAATACGATTGACGACAAGTCGATCCGTACCCGTTCGCGCCGTCAGCTCTGGTTCAACGGGGTCCCGTTTGTCCTCTGCTTCCTGCTTTTTCTGGTGAGCATCCTGCTTTCAGACGGGTGGGCGGTCGATCCGGCTACGGGAACGATCTCTGTGGAGCCCTATAAATACTGGCACAATCTGCTGGCGATGCCGCTCCTTTTCGCGGCGCTCACGGCGGGAGTACTGGCCGTACTGACCGGAATCGTGCGCGATCTGCGGAAAGAGAGCAGTACGCAGGGAATTTGGTGGAGCGGGTCCGGGACGGTGGTGACGGTCGTGTGCCTTTTCCTGCTGGCCGGATATAACGATACCGCCTACTATCCTTCGCTGTCCGACATGCAGAGTTCGCTTACGATCTACAACAGTTCGTCGAGCGAGTTTACCTTGACGGCCATGAGTATCGTTTCGGTGCTGATTCCGTTCGTGGTGGCCTATATCTGGTATGCATGGCGGGCGATGAACCGCAGGAAGATCACCCGCGAGGAGATCGCCTCGGCGGACGAGCATCTGTATTGA
- a CDS encoding cytochrome ubiquinol oxidase subunit I — protein MMLSAADWMSVVDWSRAQFAMTAIYHWLFVPLTLGLGFIVAIMETIYYRTGDEFWKRTTKFWMRLFGVNFAIGVATGIILEFEFGTNWSNYSHFVGDIFGAPLAIEGIMAFFLESTFIAVMFFGWNKVSKGFHLTATWLTAVGASLSALWILVANAWMQYPVGMTFNVETARNEMTSFWDVLFSPVAMNKFFHTVTSSYMLAAVFVVGISAWFLLRGRERQMARRSMAVASVFGLVFALVAAATGDGSGVQIARTQPMKLAAMEALYHGQKGAPLTVISVLKPEAERAAEEKAGWLNIEIPRMLSLMSYRDVDAYVAGINDLVNGNPERGMISTQEKIERGRVAIGELARYRQAKQAGDREAMREVLAKFDPQTPEGKAFHKEYFRYFGYGYLSSPDEVVPNVPLVYYSFRVMVGAGVFFILSFLFTLWLLKKGRIESRRWWLWVLLWSIPLAYVASQAGWIVAELGRQPWTIQDLLPTVAAVSRIDSTSVMVTFFLFVALFTTLLVAEVMIMRRQILNGPEDLSPEAGTATSSAGDKTNANE, from the coding sequence ATGATGCTATCTGCTGCCGACTGGATGAGCGTGGTGGACTGGTCGCGGGCCCAATTCGCCATGACGGCCATCTACCATTGGCTTTTCGTGCCCCTTACGCTGGGGCTGGGCTTTATCGTCGCCATCATGGAGACGATCTATTACCGCACGGGCGACGAATTTTGGAAACGGACGACCAAGTTCTGGATGCGGCTTTTCGGAGTGAACTTCGCTATCGGCGTGGCTACGGGGATCATCCTCGAGTTCGAGTTCGGGACCAACTGGTCCAACTACTCCCATTTCGTCGGCGATATTTTCGGGGCGCCGCTGGCCATCGAAGGAATCATGGCCTTCTTTCTGGAGAGCACCTTCATCGCCGTGATGTTCTTCGGCTGGAACAAGGTGTCGAAAGGGTTCCACCTGACGGCTACGTGGCTGACGGCCGTGGGGGCCAGCCTTTCGGCGCTCTGGATTCTGGTGGCCAACGCCTGGATGCAGTATCCGGTGGGCATGACTTTCAATGTGGAGACGGCCCGCAACGAGATGACCTCGTTCTGGGACGTGCTCTTTTCACCGGTGGCGATGAACAAGTTTTTCCATACGGTCACTTCGAGCTATATGCTGGCGGCCGTTTTCGTGGTGGGAATCAGCGCGTGGTTCCTGCTCCGGGGCCGTGAACGGCAGATGGCCCGGCGGAGCATGGCGGTGGCTTCGGTGTTCGGGCTCGTTTTCGCACTGGTCGCTGCGGCCACGGGCGACGGGTCGGGCGTGCAGATCGCCCGCACGCAACCCATGAAGCTGGCGGCCATGGAGGCGCTCTACCACGGACAGAAAGGGGCCCCGCTGACGGTGATCAGCGTTCTGAAACCCGAAGCGGAGCGTGCCGCGGAAGAGAAGGCGGGGTGGTTGAACATCGAAATTCCCCGCATGCTTTCGTTGATGAGTTACCGTGATGTGGATGCCTATGTGGCCGGGATCAACGATTTGGTGAACGGCAATCCGGAGCGAGGTATGATCTCCACGCAGGAGAAGATCGAACGGGGCCGAGTGGCCATCGGCGAACTGGCCCGTTACCGCCAGGCGAAACAGGCGGGCGACCGCGAAGCGATGCGGGAGGTGCTGGCCAAGTTCGACCCGCAGACGCCGGAGGGAAAGGCGTTCCACAAAGAGTATTTCCGCTATTTCGGTTATGGTTACCTCTCCTCGCCCGACGAGGTGGTGCCCAACGTACCGCTGGTCTATTACAGTTTCCGCGTGATGGTGGGGGCCGGGGTTTTCTTCATCCTTTCGTTCCTCTTCACGCTGTGGCTGCTGAAGAAGGGGCGTATCGAATCCCGGCGCTGGTGGCTGTGGGTGTTGCTGTGGTCGATTCCGCTGGCTTATGTCGCCTCGCAGGCGGGGTGGATCGTGGCGGAACTCGGGCGCCAGCCGTGGACTATCCAGGACCTGCTGCCCACGGTGGCGGCCGTGTCGAGGATCGACTCCACGTCGGTGATGGTGACCTTCTTCCTTTTCGTGGCCCTCTTCACTACGCTGCTGGTCGCCGAGGTCATGATTATGAGACGGCAGATACTCAACGGTCCCGAAGACCTTTCGCCGGAGGCCGGAACCGCGACCTCATCGGCCGGGGATAAAACGAATGCGAACGAATAA
- a CDS encoding DUF4492 domain-containing protein → MAQENVIVRVYRFYRDGFRGMTLGRTLWAVILLKLFIMFAVLKLFFFPDVLGHFTPEERSDYVLEQLTTKP, encoded by the coding sequence ATGGCACAGGAAAATGTCATAGTCCGGGTGTATCGCTTCTACCGGGACGGTTTCCGGGGAATGACCCTCGGACGCACGCTTTGGGCCGTGATTCTGCTGAAACTCTTCATCATGTTCGCCGTGCTGAAACTCTTTTTTTTCCCCGACGTGCTGGGGCATTTCACGCCCGAGGAGCGCAGCGATTACGTGCTGGAGCAATTAACCACTAAACCGTAA
- a CDS encoding efflux RND transporter permease subunit, which produces MRLDKFINRPVLSTVISVIIVILGILGLVSLPVMQYPDIAPPTVQVSTTYTGADAQTVLNSVIAPLEEEINGVEDMDYMTSTATNTGSATITVYFKQGTDPDMAAVNVQNRVAKAQNLLPAEVTKVGVITSKRQTSMLLGFSIYSSDDKYDTQFIENYASINLVPIIKRVNGVGDVMVMGSDYSMRIWLKPDVMAQYNLMPTDVIAALSEQNIEAAPGQFGEQGNQSFQYVMKYRGRLQSEQEFEDIVIRATPDGEVLRLKDIATLELGRLTYGFNNIINGHDGVTCMIFQTAGSNATEIVADIKVQLEEIQRQLPPGIKIEIMMDTTDFLFASIHEVLKTLIEAFILVFLVVYIFLQDFRSTLIPTIAIPVSLIGTFFLLYIIGFSVNLLTLCALILAIAIVVDDAIVVVEGVHAKLDQGYTSARKASIDAMSELSGAILSITMVMMAVFIPVSFMSGTSGTFYRQFGLTMAFAIGISALNALTLTPALCAVLLKPHQKGTGKKPSLIDRFHTSFNAAYETTLKKYKNGVLFFIHHRWMSFGTVALSIVVLMLFMKFTPTGLVPNEDTGTIFAVVDLPPATSQERTNAIMKQVDSLVGSHPAMQSRTTITGYSFLAGQGSNYGTIIGRLKPFEEREGEGMDVNSVVGMLYMQAMHSIKDARVLLFSPPMIPGYSITNGFEFNLQDRTGGSLDDFFEVANNFLAALQARPEIASAQTSFNPTFPQYMVDIDAAKCKQAGLSPSDILTTLQGYYGGIYASNFNRFGKLYRVMIQADPAFRINPETLNSIKVRNGSEMAPITQFVTLRKVYGPDNINRFNLFTSMKVNGAPADGYSSGEAIAAIEEVARETLPFGYSYEYSGMTREEQSTGTSTTAIIFVLCLVFVYLLLSAQYESYILPLAVILSIPFGLVGSFLFARMMGLENNIYLQISLIMLMGLLAKNAILIVEFALDRRKMGMTLSWAAMLGAAARLRPILMTSLAMVVGLLPLMFAKGVGANGNSTLGAGAVGGMLIGMICQIFIVPTLFVAFQYLQERVKPIQWNDPDSSEVDAEFKGYVEE; this is translated from the coding sequence ATGAGATTAGATAAATTTATTAACCGTCCCGTCCTTTCGACGGTTATCTCCGTGATAATCGTCATACTGGGTATTTTGGGCCTCGTATCGTTGCCTGTCATGCAGTATCCGGACATTGCGCCTCCGACGGTGCAGGTGTCCACGACCTATACCGGTGCCGATGCGCAAACCGTGCTGAACTCCGTGATCGCCCCTCTGGAGGAGGAGATCAACGGTGTGGAGGACATGGATTACATGACTTCGACGGCCACCAATACTGGTAGTGCCACCATTACGGTCTATTTCAAGCAGGGAACCGACCCCGACATGGCGGCGGTGAACGTGCAGAACCGTGTGGCGAAAGCACAGAACCTGCTGCCTGCCGAGGTGACGAAGGTGGGTGTGATCACCTCCAAGCGTCAGACCAGTATGTTGCTCGGTTTCTCTATTTACAGTTCCGACGACAAGTACGATACACAGTTCATCGAGAATTATGCCTCCATCAACCTCGTGCCGATCATCAAGCGTGTGAACGGCGTGGGCGACGTGATGGTGATGGGTTCCGACTATTCGATGCGTATCTGGCTCAAGCCGGACGTGATGGCCCAGTACAACCTGATGCCGACCGATGTGATCGCTGCCCTTTCGGAGCAGAATATCGAGGCCGCTCCCGGTCAGTTCGGCGAACAGGGCAACCAGTCGTTCCAGTACGTGATGAAATACCGGGGACGCCTCCAGTCCGAACAGGAGTTCGAGGATATCGTGATCCGGGCCACTCCGGACGGCGAGGTACTTCGCCTGAAGGACATCGCCACGCTGGAGCTGGGACGTCTGACTTATGGCTTCAATAACATTATCAATGGCCATGACGGTGTGACCTGTATGATCTTCCAGACGGCCGGGTCGAACGCCACGGAGATCGTGGCCGACATCAAGGTTCAGCTCGAGGAGATTCAGAGGCAGCTGCCTCCCGGTATAAAGATCGAGATCATGATGGATACCACGGACTTCCTCTTCGCGTCGATCCACGAAGTACTCAAGACGCTGATCGAGGCCTTCATTCTGGTGTTCCTCGTGGTGTATATCTTCCTGCAGGATTTCCGTTCCACGCTGATTCCGACCATTGCCATTCCTGTGTCTTTGATCGGCACTTTCTTCCTGCTCTACATTATCGGGTTCAGTGTCAACCTGCTGACTCTGTGCGCTCTGATCCTTGCGATTGCGATCGTGGTCGACGACGCCATCGTGGTGGTCGAAGGAGTACACGCCAAACTGGACCAGGGTTACACTTCGGCCAGAAAGGCTTCGATCGACGCCATGAGCGAACTTTCGGGCGCCATCCTCTCCATCACGATGGTGATGATGGCCGTATTCATCCCGGTGAGCTTCATGTCCGGTACGTCGGGTACCTTCTACCGTCAGTTCGGTCTGACGATGGCCTTCGCCATCGGTATTTCGGCGCTGAACGCCCTGACGCTGACCCCCGCGCTGTGTGCCGTGCTGTTGAAACCGCACCAGAAAGGAACCGGAAAGAAACCCTCGCTGATAGACCGTTTCCATACGTCGTTCAATGCGGCTTATGAAACGACCCTGAAGAAGTACAAGAACGGCGTGCTTTTCTTCATCCATCACCGCTGGATGTCGTTCGGAACGGTGGCTCTGAGTATCGTGGTGCTGATGCTGTTCATGAAGTTCACCCCGACCGGTCTGGTGCCGAACGAGGATACGGGTACGATCTTCGCTGTGGTGGACCTTCCGCCTGCAACGTCGCAGGAACGAACGAATGCGATTATGAAACAGGTGGACAGCCTGGTGGGATCGCATCCCGCCATGCAGAGCCGCACCACGATCACGGGATACAGTTTCCTGGCCGGACAGGGCAGCAACTACGGTACGATCATCGGAAGGCTCAAACCGTTCGAAGAGCGCGAGGGCGAGGGAATGGACGTGAACTCGGTGGTGGGCATGCTCTACATGCAGGCCATGCACTCGATCAAGGATGCGCGGGTACTGCTCTTCTCGCCCCCGATGATTCCCGGTTACAGTATCACCAACGGTTTCGAGTTCAACCTTCAGGACCGTACGGGCGGCAGCCTGGACGACTTCTTCGAGGTGGCGAACAATTTCCTCGCCGCTTTGCAGGCACGTCCCGAAATCGCGTCGGCACAGACTTCGTTCAACCCGACCTTCCCGCAATACATGGTGGACATCGACGCCGCCAAGTGTAAGCAGGCGGGACTCAGTCCGAGCGACATTCTGACCACGCTGCAGGGTTACTACGGCGGTATCTATGCGTCGAACTTCAACCGTTTCGGTAAGCTCTACCGTGTGATGATCCAGGCCGATCCCGCGTTCCGTATCAACCCCGAGACGCTCAACAGCATCAAGGTGCGCAACGGCAGCGAGATGGCGCCGATCACCCAGTTCGTGACCCTGCGCAAGGTGTACGGTCCGGACAATATCAACCGGTTCAACCTGTTCACCTCCATGAAAGTGAACGGTGCGCCGGCCGACGGCTACTCTTCGGGCGAGGCGATCGCCGCGATCGAGGAGGTGGCCCGCGAAACGCTGCCGTTCGGATACAGTTACGAATATTCGGGCATGACCCGTGAGGAGCAGAGCACCGGTACGAGTACGACGGCGATCATCTTCGTCCTCTGTCTCGTGTTCGTGTACCTGTTGCTGAGCGCCCAGTACGAAAGTTACATTCTGCCGCTGGCCGTGATTCTTTCCATTCCGTTCGGTCTGGTGGGCAGCTTCCTCTTCGCCCGGATGATGGGGCTGGAGAACAATATCTACCTCCAGATCTCGCTGATCATGCTGATGGGTCTGCTTGCCAAGAACGCCATCCTGATCGTGGAGTTCGCGCTCGACCGGCGCAAGATGGGAATGACCCTTTCGTGGGCGGCCATGCTGGGTGCGGCAGCCCGTCTGCGGCCTATCCTGATGACCTCGCTGGCCATGGTGGTCGGACTGTTGCCGCTGATGTTCGCCAAAGGCGTGGGTGCCAACGGTAACAGCACGCTGGGTGCCGGAGCCGTGGGCGGTATGTTGATCGGTATGATCTGCCAGATCTTCATCGTGCCCACCCTGTTCGTGGCCTTCCAGTATCTGCAGGAGCGGGTGAAACCGATTCAGTGGAACGATCCCGATTCGAGCGAGGTGGATGCCGAGTTCAAGGGTTATGTCGAAGAGTAA
- a CDS encoding TolC family protein, translating to MKRYAGVTAVLAVTVVLSGCNIYRPYKRPDMKVQGLYRDTVSVNDTLRGDTTNMGNLPWQEVFTDAKLQKLIQQGLDNNIDLQTAILRVKEAQAQLTSARSAFAPGFSLAPSGTVASFDKRKATWTYQLPLSASWEVDLFGKLLNSKRGAKAALLQSEAGRQGVRTQVIATVANLYYTLLMLDRQLSISEETAENLKLTVEMMKSLKSAGMTNEAGVVQAEANYFSVVASLSDLKQSIRETENSFSILLGQTPQAIDRGTIEEQRLPDRLAAGIPVQLLSNRPDVKQAEMALATAYANTNVARASFYPGLSLTGAFGWTNDAGSMVINPGKMIATATASLVQPLFAKGANRARLNVAKAQQEEARLAFQYALLNAGSEVSNALYQYKTADDKGVWRDQQISSLEKSVDYTKELMQIGSATYLEVITAQQSLLSAQLSGVQDDYQRMEAVVNLYHALGGGRGENTLREKDMKVYDSVYEKATRQTRADRKKAAKEIR from the coding sequence ATGAAAAGATATGCGGGGGTGACGGCCGTGTTGGCCGTGACCGTGGTGCTGAGCGGCTGTAACATCTACCGGCCCTACAAGCGCCCCGACATGAAGGTGCAGGGGCTCTACCGCGATACCGTTTCGGTGAACGACACCCTGCGCGGCGATACGACGAACATGGGCAATCTGCCCTGGCAGGAGGTTTTCACCGACGCCAAGTTGCAGAAACTGATTCAGCAGGGGCTCGATAACAACATTGATCTGCAGACGGCCATCCTGCGCGTGAAGGAAGCGCAGGCCCAGTTGACCTCGGCCCGTTCGGCGTTTGCCCCGGGCTTCTCGCTGGCCCCCAGCGGAACGGTGGCGAGCTTCGACAAGAGGAAGGCCACGTGGACGTACCAACTGCCTCTGTCGGCCAGTTGGGAGGTGGACCTTTTCGGCAAACTGCTGAACTCGAAACGGGGGGCCAAGGCCGCCCTGCTGCAGAGCGAAGCCGGGCGCCAGGGTGTCCGGACGCAGGTGATCGCCACGGTCGCCAATCTCTATTACACGCTGCTGATGCTCGACCGCCAGCTCTCGATCAGCGAGGAGACGGCCGAGAACCTGAAGCTCACGGTGGAGATGATGAAATCGCTCAAGTCGGCCGGTATGACCAACGAAGCGGGCGTTGTACAGGCCGAGGCCAACTACTTCTCGGTGGTGGCTTCCCTCTCCGATCTGAAGCAGAGTATCCGGGAGACGGAGAACTCTTTCTCGATCCTGCTCGGCCAGACGCCGCAGGCGATCGACCGCGGCACGATCGAAGAACAGCGGCTGCCCGACCGGTTGGCTGCGGGGATTCCCGTCCAGCTGCTGTCGAACCGTCCGGACGTGAAACAGGCCGAAATGGCGTTGGCTACGGCTTATGCCAATACCAATGTGGCCCGTGCTTCGTTCTACCCCGGACTTTCGTTGACGGGAGCTTTCGGATGGACCAACGATGCCGGTTCGATGGTAATCAATCCCGGTAAGATGATCGCCACGGCTACCGCGTCGCTCGTGCAGCCTCTTTTCGCCAAGGGCGCCAACCGGGCACGGCTCAATGTGGCCAAAGCCCAGCAGGAGGAGGCCCGTCTGGCGTTCCAGTATGCGCTGCTGAATGCCGGTTCGGAGGTCAGCAATGCCCTCTACCAGTACAAGACGGCGGACGACAAGGGCGTATGGCGCGATCAGCAGATATCCTCGCTGGAGAAGTCGGTGGACTATACCAAGGAGTTGATGCAGATCGGATCGGCCACCTACCTGGAGGTGATTACGGCCCAGCAGTCGCTTTTGAGTGCACAGCTTTCGGGTGTGCAGGACGATTATCAGCGGATGGAGGCGGTGGTGAACCTCTACCATGCGCTGGGCGGCGGCCGCGGTGAAAATACGCTGCGCGAGAAGGATATGAAGGTGTACGATTCCGTCTATGAAAAGGCTACGCGCCAAACCCGGGCGGATCGGAAAAAAGCCGCGAAGGAGATACGGTAA
- a CDS encoding glycoside hydrolase family 127 protein, with amino-acid sequence MTLTRHLMIVLGCLCALRATASGQGEKVSPTVTPAVSYFIPGTVRLNEGPLLDLQRQGERYLLRLQPDSLLHFVRTEAGLVPKARPYGGWESCNVWGAGPLRGGFVGYYLSGLALMYRTTGNPLLLERLRYTLAELDTCRRAGGDGYIMGIRNGRALFRDVAAGKIKTDNPTVNGSWAPLYLIDKTMRGLAIAYVTCGEERALTLLTGLADWFGREVIDRLDDDQLQRLLICEHGSINLSYVETYALTGDKRYLEWGRRLHDRAMWEPLSQNRDILLGWHANTQIPKFIGFERYYAFTGDERFDRAARAFWEIVTGRHSWVIGGNSAGEFFFPVGEFEKKMLSGGGPETCNSANMMRLTEALFAYTPTARMADFYERVLLNHILPAYDPQRGMCCYFTPMRPAHYRIYGSEEGSFWCCNQSGLETPAKLTRFVFTRQGDDPMVNLFVPATLEWKDQGMRLEQQASMPESGRVVLRFRPGDSRDVRLLVRRPGWGEKAAIRVNGRTVTPTVGRNGYWEIETRWKKENTIEIDFPLQLRTEPLPGSDRYAALLYGPYVLAGRMGTENLPASFWAGIDNIAHNKIPVPDRSVLPAGEPPLRHIVRRSERPLTFGIDAPGYGQVSIEPFYRIHFERYTLYWPLGTAPEE; translated from the coding sequence ATGACACTTACCCGACACCTGATGATCGTCCTGGGCTGCCTCTGTGCACTCCGGGCAACGGCTTCCGGCCAGGGCGAAAAGGTCTCCCCGACCGTAACGCCCGCCGTCTCCTACTTCATCCCCGGCACGGTCCGGCTGAACGAAGGCCCCCTGCTCGACCTGCAGCGGCAAGGCGAAAGATACCTGCTCCGGCTCCAGCCCGACTCCCTGCTCCACTTCGTGCGCACAGAGGCGGGTCTCGTCCCGAAAGCCAGACCCTACGGAGGCTGGGAGTCGTGCAACGTGTGGGGCGCAGGCCCCCTGCGGGGCGGTTTCGTAGGCTACTACCTCTCCGGACTGGCCCTGATGTACCGCACCACCGGCAATCCCCTTCTGCTCGAACGCCTGCGCTACACGCTGGCCGAACTCGACACCTGCCGCCGGGCCGGAGGCGACGGATACATCATGGGCATCCGCAACGGAAGGGCCCTGTTCCGCGATGTGGCCGCAGGAAAAATCAAAACGGACAACCCCACCGTCAACGGTTCGTGGGCCCCTCTCTACCTGATCGACAAGACAATGCGCGGACTGGCCATCGCCTATGTCACCTGCGGCGAGGAACGGGCCCTCACCCTGCTTACCGGACTGGCCGACTGGTTCGGCCGGGAAGTGATCGACCGCCTCGACGACGACCAATTGCAACGCCTGCTCATTTGCGAACACGGCTCGATCAACCTCTCCTATGTGGAAACCTACGCACTCACGGGAGACAAACGCTACCTGGAATGGGGACGCAGGCTCCACGATCGGGCCATGTGGGAACCTCTCTCGCAAAACCGGGACATTCTGCTGGGCTGGCATGCCAATACCCAGATACCCAAATTCATCGGTTTCGAACGCTACTATGCCTTCACGGGCGACGAACGGTTCGACCGGGCGGCCCGCGCCTTCTGGGAGATCGTCACCGGCCGACATTCGTGGGTGATCGGCGGCAACAGTGCCGGCGAATTTTTCTTCCCCGTCGGAGAGTTCGAAAAGAAGATGCTTTCGGGCGGCGGTCCCGAAACCTGCAATTCGGCCAACATGATGCGTCTGACCGAAGCCCTGTTCGCCTACACGCCTACGGCCCGCATGGCCGATTTCTACGAACGGGTGCTGCTCAACCACATTCTTCCGGCCTACGATCCGCAGAGGGGCATGTGCTGCTATTTCACACCCATGCGGCCGGCCCACTACCGTATCTACGGCTCCGAGGAGGGCTCCTTCTGGTGCTGCAACCAGTCCGGACTGGAGACACCCGCCAAACTCACCCGCTTCGTATTCACCCGGCAGGGAGACGACCCGATGGTCAATCTCTTCGTACCCGCCACCCTCGAATGGAAAGATCAGGGCATGCGGCTCGAACAACAGGCTTCGATGCCCGAATCGGGACGGGTCGTTCTCCGGTTCCGTCCCGGAGACAGCCGGGACGTCCGGCTGCTCGTACGGCGTCCCGGCTGGGGGGAAAAGGCCGCTATCCGGGTCAACGGCCGGACCGTCACCCCGACGGTCGGCCGCAACGGTTACTGGGAGATCGAGACACGTTGGAAAAAGGAAAACACGATCGAAATCGACTTCCCTCTGCAACTGCGCACCGAACCGCTGCCCGGTTCCGACCGCTACGCCGCCCTTCTTTACGGCCCCTACGTGCTGGCCGGACGCATGGGTACCGAAAATCTGCCCGCCTCCTTCTGGGCCGGCATCGACAACATCGCGCACAACAAAATCCCCGTTCCCGACCGGAGTGTCCTTCCGGCCGGAGAGCCGCCCCTGCGGCATATCGTCCGCCGGAGCGAACGTCCGCTTACGTTCGGTATCGACGCCCCCGGCTACGGGCAGGTCTCGATCGAACCCTTCTACCGCATCCACTTCGAACGATACACCCTCTACTGGCCATTGGGCACGGCGCCGGAAGAGTGA